Proteins encoded by one window of Arachis hypogaea cultivar Tifrunner chromosome 1, arahy.Tifrunner.gnm2.J5K5, whole genome shotgun sequence:
- the LOC112707816 gene encoding probable ethanolamine kinase isoform X2 yields the protein MEVAEQKASQGYASLNILSSPLTIDPSLPLPHIKNHIVELCKDMFKDWSKLDDSCFLVERISGGITNLSIRLFELNTDSIIDRQRELQATKYISAAGFGAKWLGVFGNGMVHSFIIANTLTPSDMREPKQAAKIAKQLQRFHQVEIPGSKEPQLWNEIRKFFEQASVLEFDDIKKQKIYETISFAKVHDEIVELKEVTDRLNSPVVYAHNDLLSGNVMINNEQDKVYLIDYEYASYNYRGYDIGNHFAEYAGFDCDYTFYPNRNEQYHFFRHYLQPERPNEVAREDLETLYVEANAYALASHIFWALWALIQAKVSPIDFDYLGYFFLRYKEYKGQKDKYLLLARSYIAGCKINGNIHSDQTHLK from the exons ATGGAAGTAGCAGAGCAAAAAGCATCTCAAGGCTATGCCTCACTGAATATTCTGTCATCGCCTCTTACTATAGATCCCTCACTACCACTTCCTCATATCAAGAACCATATTGT GGAGTTGTGCAAGGATATGTTCAAGGACTGGTCAAAGCTGGATGATTCTTGCTTTCTTGTTGAGAGAATATCCGGTGGCATCACAAATTTGT CAATCAGATTGTTTGAACTAAACACTGACAGCATTATCGATCGTCAAAGAGAGTTGCAG GCCACAAAGTACATCTCAGCTGCAGGATTTGGTGCAAAGTGGCTTGGAGTTTTTGGGAATGGCATGGTGCATTCGTTTATCATTGCAAATACTCTTACTCCATCAG ATATGCGAGAGCCAAAGCAGGCTGCTAAAATAGCAAAGCAGTTACAAAGATTTCATCAGGTGGAAATTCCAGGTTCTAAGGAACCTCAATTGTGGAATGAGATCAGGAAGTTCTTTGAGCAAG CATCTGTTCTTGAATTTGATGATATTAAAAAGCAGAAGATTTATGAGACGATTTCTTTCGCGAAAGTCCATGATGAAATAGTGGAGCTCAAG GAGGTAACTGACAGGCTTAATTCTCCTGTGGTTTATGCTCACAATGACTTGCTTTCTGGAAATGTTATGATCAACAATGAACAAG ATAAAGTTTACCTCATTGATTATGAGTATGCATCATACAACTACAGAGGTTATGATATAGGAAATCACTTTGCAGAATATGCAGGCTTTGATTGTGACTACACCTT CTACCCAAATAGGAATGAGCAATACCATTTTTTCAGGCATTACTTACAACCTGAGAGACCAAACGAG GTAGCTAGGGAGGATCTAGAGACTTTATATGTAGAGGCAAATGCATATGCTCTGGCATCACACATTTTCTGGGCATTGTGGGCTCTAATTCAG GCAAAGGTGTCTCCAATCGATTTTGATTATCTTGGTTACTTTTTCCTTCGCTACAAAGAGTACAAAGGGCAAAAAGACAAGTACTTGTTGCTGGCAAGATCCTATATTGCTGGATGCAAAATTAATGGCAACATTCATTCGGATCAAACTCATCTAAAATGA
- the LOC112707816 gene encoding probable ethanolamine kinase isoform X1: MEVAEQKASQGYASLNILSSPLTIDPSLPLPHIKNHIVELCKDMFKDWSKLDDSCFLVERISGGITNLLLKVSVKEENCVDVSIAIRLFELNTDSIIDRQRELQATKYISAAGFGAKWLGVFGNGMVHSFIIANTLTPSDMREPKQAAKIAKQLQRFHQVEIPGSKEPQLWNEIRKFFEQASVLEFDDIKKQKIYETISFAKVHDEIVELKEVTDRLNSPVVYAHNDLLSGNVMINNEQDKVYLIDYEYASYNYRGYDIGNHFAEYAGFDCDYTFYPNRNEQYHFFRHYLQPERPNEVAREDLETLYVEANAYALASHIFWALWALIQAKVSPIDFDYLGYFFLRYKEYKGQKDKYLLLARSYIAGCKINGNIHSDQTHLK, from the exons ATGGAAGTAGCAGAGCAAAAAGCATCTCAAGGCTATGCCTCACTGAATATTCTGTCATCGCCTCTTACTATAGATCCCTCACTACCACTTCCTCATATCAAGAACCATATTGT GGAGTTGTGCAAGGATATGTTCAAGGACTGGTCAAAGCTGGATGATTCTTGCTTTCTTGTTGAGAGAATATCCGGTGGCATCACAAATTTGT TGCTCAAGGTTTCTGTTAAGGAAGAAAATTGTGTTGATGTCTCTATAGCAATCAGATTGTTTGAACTAAACACTGACAGCATTATCGATCGTCAAAGAGAGTTGCAG GCCACAAAGTACATCTCAGCTGCAGGATTTGGTGCAAAGTGGCTTGGAGTTTTTGGGAATGGCATGGTGCATTCGTTTATCATTGCAAATACTCTTACTCCATCAG ATATGCGAGAGCCAAAGCAGGCTGCTAAAATAGCAAAGCAGTTACAAAGATTTCATCAGGTGGAAATTCCAGGTTCTAAGGAACCTCAATTGTGGAATGAGATCAGGAAGTTCTTTGAGCAAG CATCTGTTCTTGAATTTGATGATATTAAAAAGCAGAAGATTTATGAGACGATTTCTTTCGCGAAAGTCCATGATGAAATAGTGGAGCTCAAG GAGGTAACTGACAGGCTTAATTCTCCTGTGGTTTATGCTCACAATGACTTGCTTTCTGGAAATGTTATGATCAACAATGAACAAG ATAAAGTTTACCTCATTGATTATGAGTATGCATCATACAACTACAGAGGTTATGATATAGGAAATCACTTTGCAGAATATGCAGGCTTTGATTGTGACTACACCTT CTACCCAAATAGGAATGAGCAATACCATTTTTTCAGGCATTACTTACAACCTGAGAGACCAAACGAG GTAGCTAGGGAGGATCTAGAGACTTTATATGTAGAGGCAAATGCATATGCTCTGGCATCACACATTTTCTGGGCATTGTGGGCTCTAATTCAG GCAAAGGTGTCTCCAATCGATTTTGATTATCTTGGTTACTTTTTCCTTCGCTACAAAGAGTACAAAGGGCAAAAAGACAAGTACTTGTTGCTGGCAAGATCCTATATTGCTGGATGCAAAATTAATGGCAACATTCATTCGGATCAAACTCATCTAAAATGA
- the LOC112707802 gene encoding F-box/kelch-repeat protein At1g55270 — translation MDRVIQPPLVDTTACLCRVDTGLKTVAGAKRYVPGTKLCLRPDIKPSIHPTRNKAARGDRSRNQSPLLPGLPDDLAIACLIRVPRVEHRKLRLVCKRWYRLLTGNFFYSLRKSLGVAEEWIYVIKRDRDGKISWHAFDPVYQLWQPLPPIPKEYSGALGFGCAVLSGCHLYLFGGKDPLKGSMRRVIFYSARTNKWHRAPDMLRRRHFFGSCVINNCLYVAGGENEGVHRSLRSAEVYDPNKNRWSFVSDMSTAMVPFIGVVYNGKWFLKGLGSHRQVMSEVYQPDTDSWYPVFDGMVAGWRNPSTTLNGQLYALDCKDGCKLRLYDEITDSWSKHIDSKMHLGNSRAMEAAALVPLNGKLCIIRNNMSISLVDVSKFEHLNGSSAEHLWETIAGKGQFRTLMTNLWSSLAGRNRLKSHIVHCQVLQA, via the exons ATGGACAGAGTTATTCAACCTCCTTTG GTTGATACGACTGCATGTTTATGTCGAGTAGATACGGGGTTGAAAACTGTTGCTGGAGCAAAGAGGTATGTCCCTGGAACAAAGCTGTGCCTTCGACCTGATATTAAACCATCCATTCACCCGACAAGAAACAAGGCAGCTCGTGGTGACAGAAGCCGGAATCAGTCCCCACTACTTCCAGGACTTCCTGATGATCTAGCTATTGCTTGCCTTATCCGGGTCCCAAGGGTTGAACACCGCAAGCTTCGGTTAGTCTGCAAAAGATGGTATCGTCTCTTGACTGGTAACTTCTTTTACTCACTCCGCAAGAGTCTTGGGGTTGCAGAAGAGTGGATATATGTCATTAAGAGAGACCGAGATGGGAAAATATCATGGCATGCTTTTGATCCTGTGTACCAACTATGGCAGCCCCTGCCTCCAATTCCTAAGGAATACTCTGGAGCTTTGGGTTTTGGCTGTGCAGTTCTAAGTGGTTGTCACCTGTACTTGTTTGGGGGGAAGGATCCACTGAAGGGGTCAATGAGAAGGGTCATCTTTTATAGTGCTAGGACAAATAAATGGCACCGTGCCCCAGATATGCTTCGCAGGCGGCACTTCTTCGGTTCATGTGTCATAAACAATTGTCTGTATGTGGCTGGTGGAGAGAATGAGGGCGTCCATCGGTCCTTGAGATCAGCTGAAGTTTATGATCCTAATAAGAATCGATGGTCATTTGTTTCAGATATGAGCACTGCAATGGTGCCTTTCATAGGTGTTGTCTATAATGGAAAGTGGTTCCTGAAGGGACTTGGTTCTCATCGGCAGGTTATGAGTGAGGTTTACCAGCCAGACACTGATAGCTGGTATCCTGTTTTTGACGGAATGGTTGCCGGCTGGAGGAACCCGAGCACTACTCTCAATGGACAGTTGTATGCCTTGGACTGCAAGGATGGTTGCAAACTTAGGCTTTACGACGAGATTACCGATTCATGGAGCAAACATATTGACAGTAAAATGCATTTAGGGAACTCGCGTGCTATGGAGGCTGCTGCTCTAGTCCCCCTCAATGGCAAACTTTGTATCATCCGGAACAATATGAGCATTTCTCTGGTGGATGTTTCCAAATTCGAACATTTGAACGGATCTTCCGCTGAACATTTATGGGAAACTATTGCAGGGAAAGGACAGTTCAGGACTTTAATGACGAATCTGTGGTCTAGCCTTGCTGGGAGAAACAGGCTCAAAAGCCACATAGTTCACTGTCAGGTTCTTCAAGCTTAA